From Verrucomicrobiota bacterium, the proteins below share one genomic window:
- a CDS encoding PA0069 family radical SAM protein encodes MNPPASGDQLPRRGRGAPGNPANRFERSHYEADEFCEPADQPSAMPTHLYPDDAQSIIAYNESPDVGFAASVNPYRGCEHGCIYCYARPTHEFLGCSAGLDFETKLFVKYRAAELLTRELNAPGWQPQTLTMSGVTDCYQPVEARLKITRACLEVLAEFRNPVFIVTKSRLVTRDIDLLAELAGFGAAGVSISITTLDPALARTMEPRAASPGARLEAIERLRAAGVPAGVNFAPVIPGLNDHEAPALLSAAARAGAQFAGMTMIRLPLAVAPLFTEWLERHYPDRKEKILGRIRSMRDGKLNSTRFGDRMRGHGPVAEQIRQLFKVSCRRAGLTRISDLSTAAFRRSDRGQLELW; translated from the coding sequence ATGAATCCGCCGGCTTCGGGTGATCAGCTGCCCCGGCGTGGCCGCGGTGCGCCCGGCAACCCGGCCAACCGCTTTGAACGGTCTCACTACGAGGCCGACGAGTTCTGCGAACCGGCAGACCAACCCTCTGCCATGCCCACGCACCTTTACCCTGATGACGCGCAATCGATCATCGCGTACAACGAAAGCCCGGACGTCGGCTTCGCCGCGAGCGTAAATCCGTATCGCGGGTGCGAACACGGCTGCATTTATTGTTATGCCCGGCCAACCCACGAATTCCTCGGGTGCTCCGCCGGCCTGGATTTCGAGACCAAGCTTTTCGTCAAGTACCGGGCGGCAGAACTACTGACTCGGGAGCTGAATGCGCCCGGTTGGCAGCCGCAAACGCTCACGATGAGCGGGGTCACCGACTGCTACCAACCGGTTGAAGCGAGGCTGAAGATCACGCGGGCATGCCTCGAGGTGCTGGCGGAATTTCGCAACCCGGTATTCATCGTGACCAAGAGCCGGCTGGTAACGAGGGACATCGACCTTCTGGCCGAACTCGCCGGGTTCGGGGCGGCGGGCGTTTCGATCTCGATCACCACGCTCGACCCGGCGCTCGCGCGGACCATGGAGCCGCGGGCAGCGTCACCCGGCGCGCGCCTGGAAGCCATCGAACGCCTCCGGGCAGCCGGGGTGCCGGCGGGCGTCAACTTCGCGCCGGTCATTCCGGGCTTGAACGACCATGAAGCGCCGGCTTTGCTCAGCGCTGCCGCCCGGGCCGGCGCGCAGTTCGCCGGTATGACGATGATCCGGCTGCCGTTGGCGGTAGCCCCGCTGTTTACTGAATGGCTGGAACGGCATTACCCGGATCGGAAAGAAAAAATCCTTGGCCGGATCCGCTCCATGCGCGACGGCAAACTCAACTCGACCCGGTTCGGCGACCGGATGCGCGGGCACGGACCGGTGGCGGAACAAATCCGGCAATTATTCAAGGTCAGCTGCCGGCGGGCAGGCCTGACGCGCATCTCGGATCTCAGCACCGCCGCGTTCCGGCGCAGCGACCGTGGCCAATTGGAACTCTGGTAA
- a CDS encoding NAD(P)-dependent oxidoreductase has product MAKRIVIVGKRGRLGAALAREFASGYEVIALGREDLNLSAPVAGQLALPEFETMLNCAAATSVDWCEQNPGLAQRLNGEAAGELAEFCARRRARLVHVSTDYVFDGKSPAPLTEENAPDPVNRYGRSKRLGELAVLTASPDHLVVRVSWVFGPDRPSFIDQLIARAQSEAAVAAVADKWSAPSYTLDIAQWLHPILPERSVNGILHLCNAGRCSWKEWGEVALAAARRLGIPIRTTEVASLTLAEMKQFKALRPVHTVMATKKFQTLAGVQPRPWQEAVAAYVDRHYQTA; this is encoded by the coding sequence ATGGCCAAACGGATCGTAATCGTCGGCAAGCGCGGCCGGCTCGGCGCCGCGTTAGCCCGAGAGTTTGCCTCCGGGTACGAAGTCATCGCCCTGGGACGAGAGGACCTTAATTTGTCCGCTCCGGTCGCCGGGCAGCTTGCCTTGCCCGAATTCGAAACGATGCTCAACTGCGCTGCCGCGACCAGCGTCGACTGGTGCGAGCAAAATCCCGGATTGGCGCAACGGTTGAACGGCGAGGCGGCGGGCGAGCTCGCCGAGTTTTGCGCGCGCCGCCGTGCCCGTCTGGTTCACGTCAGCACCGACTACGTGTTCGACGGCAAAAGTCCGGCTCCCCTGACGGAAGAGAACGCGCCTGACCCGGTCAACCGGTATGGCCGGAGCAAACGGCTAGGTGAACTCGCGGTTCTTACAGCCAGCCCGGACCACCTGGTGGTGCGGGTCTCGTGGGTGTTTGGCCCGGACCGTCCGAGTTTTATCGACCAGTTGATCGCCCGAGCGCAGAGCGAAGCGGCCGTTGCCGCCGTCGCCGATAAATGGTCCGCGCCGTCTTACACCCTGGACATTGCCCAATGGTTGCACCCGATCCTGCCGGAACGATCGGTAAATGGGATTCTGCACCTGTGCAACGCCGGCCGTTGCAGCTGGAAGGAGTGGGGTGAAGTTGCGCTCGCCGCCGCAAGACGGCTCGGGATACCGATCAGGACCACGGAGGTAGCGTCGCTCACCCTGGCTGAGATGAAGCAGTTCAAGGCGCTACGACCGGTGCATACCGTCATGGCCACCAAGAAATTCCAGACGTTGGCCGGCGTGCAACCCCGGCCCTGGCAGGAAGCAGTGGCCGCGTACGTCGACCGGCATTATCAAACCGCATGA
- the rfbB gene encoding dTDP-glucose 4,6-dehydratase — MRLLVTGGCGFIGSNFIRYVLDHYDPEFITNVDALTYAGSLATTADLPLRFGDRYEFMHADVADPEAMDRILGAHSFYAVVNFAAESHVDRSIASPQHFVHSNVAGVAVLLDAARRHGVKRFVQVSTDEVYGPAGDHEEFTEESRMNPSSPYSASKAAADLIVFSYFKTFGQDVVITRSSNNYGPYQHPEKLIPLVIVRALEGHMIPIYGDGRQQRDWLYVEDNCSAIFTALMNGRAGEIYNVASGEERANLDVIRAILTELGASEKLLQHVPDRPAHDRRYGISTRKIRDELGWKPLHRLETSLAKTIRWYQQSRPWWYAAVQTVSPGRPWPNGS, encoded by the coding sequence ATGCGTCTGCTCGTCACCGGCGGGTGTGGGTTTATCGGGAGCAATTTCATTCGTTACGTGCTGGATCATTACGATCCGGAATTCATTACCAACGTCGACGCGCTCACGTACGCCGGATCGCTGGCCACGACGGCGGATCTTCCGCTGCGCTTCGGGGATCGCTACGAGTTTATGCACGCCGATGTTGCCGATCCCGAAGCTATGGACCGCATCCTGGGCGCCCACAGTTTTTATGCGGTGGTCAACTTTGCCGCGGAAAGCCACGTGGATCGCAGCATCGCTTCACCGCAACATTTTGTGCACAGCAATGTGGCCGGGGTGGCAGTGTTGCTGGACGCGGCACGGCGCCACGGGGTCAAACGCTTCGTCCAGGTCTCGACTGACGAAGTTTACGGCCCCGCCGGTGACCACGAGGAGTTTACCGAGGAAAGCCGAATGAACCCGAGTTCGCCCTACTCCGCTAGCAAGGCAGCGGCCGACCTGATCGTGTTTTCCTATTTCAAAACGTTCGGGCAAGACGTTGTCATCACCAGGAGTTCGAACAATTACGGTCCCTATCAACACCCGGAAAAGCTGATCCCGCTGGTTATCGTGCGGGCATTGGAAGGGCACATGATCCCGATTTACGGCGACGGGCGCCAGCAGCGGGACTGGCTCTACGTGGAGGATAACTGCAGCGCGATCTTCACGGCGTTGATGAACGGAAGAGCCGGGGAAATTTACAACGTCGCCTCGGGCGAGGAACGGGCGAACCTGGACGTGATCCGGGCGATCCTGACCGAGTTAGGCGCTTCGGAAAAGCTCCTGCAGCACGTTCCGGATCGGCCCGCGCATGACCGCCGTTATGGAATTTCAACGCGCAAGATCCGGGATGAGCTTGGCTGGAAGCCGCTGCACCGGCTTGAGACGTCGCTTGCCAAAACCATCCGCTGGTACCAGCAGAGCCGTCCCTGGTGGTACGCAGCCGTCCAAACCGTTTCGCCCGGCAGGCCATGGCCAAACGGATCGTAA
- a CDS encoding lysophospholipid acyltransferase family protein — MSFSARGAVWLASLLLKALCRTLRYRILDEAGFLRGPYPTPVIMLIWHNRILAMPALFVRRYPKRKGLIVLTSPSRDGAYLAEFVRQFRMGAVRGSSSRRGAAALLHLTRRVEERYDICITPDGPRGPRYRLQPGALLLAQRAGVPLMPFLIEYSRYWRLKSWDGFAIPKPFSQVTVTLLPMVTVPPDLSEQAFERARAGIETAMVERMVMR, encoded by the coding sequence TTGTCCTTTTCTGCCAGGGGCGCCGTCTGGCTGGCGTCGCTGCTGCTGAAGGCGCTTTGCCGCACCCTTCGTTACCGCATTCTCGACGAGGCTGGGTTCCTCCGCGGACCGTATCCGACTCCGGTGATCATGCTGATCTGGCATAACCGGATCCTGGCGATGCCGGCCTTGTTTGTGCGCCGATACCCTAAGCGCAAAGGGTTGATCGTCCTCACCAGCCCGAGCCGGGATGGCGCTTACCTGGCGGAATTCGTCCGGCAGTTTCGCATGGGCGCGGTTCGGGGTTCCAGTTCGCGCCGGGGCGCAGCTGCGTTGCTCCACCTCACGCGGCGGGTCGAGGAACGGTATGATATCTGCATTACGCCGGACGGCCCCAGGGGTCCCCGGTACCGGTTGCAGCCGGGGGCGCTTCTCCTTGCACAACGGGCCGGGGTCCCGCTGATGCCGTTCCTGATCGAGTACAGCCGTTACTGGCGGTTGAAATCCTGGGACGGTTTCGCCATCCCTAAGCCGTTTTCGCAGGTCACGGTGACGTTGCTCCCGATGGTTACGGTGCCGCCTGATTTGTCCGAGCAAGCGTTTGAACGGGCGCGCGCCGGGATCGAGACGGCGATGGTCGAGCGCATGGTGATGCGGTAA
- a CDS encoding DUF4864 domain-containing protein produces the protein MNVSRQRCIRFALAFAFVLWAGSSSAQDLQPSPSLTPEEVVQVQIDALRRNDIPSPDAGIERSFRFASPSNRLVTGPLAHFTTIVRSPPYSPLLNSISGTVTDTQVEGDQAKVLVQIVSASGHEVYYLFLLSKQQSAECRGCWMTDAVLRLERERSGTDEVAI, from the coding sequence ATGAACGTTTCGCGGCAGCGCTGCATCCGGTTTGCGCTTGCCTTCGCATTCGTACTCTGGGCGGGTTCGTCCTCGGCCCAGGATCTGCAACCAAGCCCGTCCCTGACGCCCGAGGAAGTGGTGCAGGTCCAGATCGATGCCTTACGCCGCAACGATATTCCGAGTCCTGACGCCGGGATTGAGCGGTCCTTTCGATTCGCGTCACCCTCCAACCGGTTGGTCACCGGCCCCCTGGCTCATTTTACCACGATCGTGCGAAGCCCGCCTTACTCGCCGCTGCTCAATTCGATCTCCGGGACGGTGACCGATACCCAGGTAGAAGGCGATCAGGCCAAGGTGCTGGTGCAGATCGTCTCAGCAAGCGGACACGAGGTCTATTACCTGTTTCTGCTTTCGAAGCAACAGAGCGCCGAATGCCGGGGCTGTTGGATGACCGACGCGGTGTTGCGACTCGAGCGCGAACGTTCCGGCACCGACGAGGTGGCGATCTGA
- the pstS gene encoding phosphate ABC transporter substrate-binding protein PstS gives MRKLALRILLLLSVLPVSLVATSGFAATQLQGAGATFPAPLYQRWIAEFTKAHSGIQINYQGIGSGAGIKQFTQGLVTFGASDAAMTDEEIAKVKPGVVLIPATAGSIVLAYNLPEVNDLKLSREAYAGIFLGKVTKWNDPSIAKANPGVKLPDLPISACERSDGSGTTFVFTQHLSAVSPEFQDKVGKGTTVTWPVGVAGKGNDGVTALIKQSPGAIGYVEYGYAVINRLKFAALENKSGNYVKATPESGAATLAEAQFPPNLLRAWVPDPAGKDAYPIATFTWLLLYKTYADQTKWNTLKSFVNFGLADGQKFSEGLGYIPLPKAVADKSLEALNEVK, from the coding sequence ATGAGAAAACTCGCGTTACGCATCCTACTACTGTTGTCCGTCCTGCCGGTTTCGCTCGTTGCCACTTCAGGGTTTGCGGCAACCCAGCTCCAAGGCGCCGGGGCGACCTTTCCCGCTCCGCTTTACCAGCGTTGGATTGCTGAATTCACAAAGGCCCACTCAGGGATTCAGATCAATTATCAAGGGATCGGCAGCGGCGCCGGGATCAAGCAATTCACCCAGGGGCTGGTAACCTTCGGTGCGAGCGACGCCGCCATGACCGACGAAGAGATCGCGAAGGTTAAACCGGGCGTGGTGCTGATCCCGGCCACGGCCGGCAGCATCGTGCTCGCGTATAATCTGCCCGAGGTCAACGATCTGAAACTATCCCGAGAGGCTTACGCAGGGATCTTTCTGGGCAAAGTGACCAAGTGGAACGATCCGTCGATCGCCAAGGCAAACCCCGGCGTCAAGCTGCCGGATCTCCCGATCTCGGCCTGCGAACGATCCGACGGCAGCGGTACGACGTTTGTTTTTACCCAGCACCTCAGCGCCGTCAGCCCGGAATTTCAGGATAAAGTGGGCAAAGGCACCACCGTCACCTGGCCGGTAGGCGTTGCCGGCAAAGGAAACGACGGCGTTACCGCGCTGATCAAGCAATCCCCCGGGGCCATCGGCTACGTCGAGTACGGGTACGCGGTGATCAACAGACTGAAGTTTGCCGCCCTCGAGAACAAGTCCGGCAATTACGTCAAAGCCACGCCCGAATCCGGCGCGGCCACGCTGGCGGAGGCGCAATTCCCGCCCAACCTGCTGCGCGCCTGGGTCCCGGATCCGGCCGGCAAAGACGCCTACCCGATCGCCACCTTTACGTGGTTGCTGCTGTATAAGACGTACGCCGACCAAACCAAGTGGAACACGCTTAAGTCGTTCGTAAACTTCGGGCTGGCCGATGGTCAGAAGTTCTCGGAGGGCCTGGGCTACATCCCTTTGCCGAAAGCGGTTGCCGATAAAAGCCTGGAGGCATTGAACGAGGTCAAATAG
- the pstC gene encoding phosphate ABC transporter permease subunit PstC, whose product MAENQKASSSTGPFRKRGLQLDPFLVICWAASAATVGTLIWIVAGILVQAWPAMQKAGLAFFTQAVWNPNRQQFGAFPFLFGTALSSTIALVIALPLGVAIAVFLSENFLPSAVRQSIRFVVEMLAAIPSVVYGLWGIAVVIPLVERWGGLLSAKLGFIPAFKGPVYGNSMLTASLVLALMVLPTITAISRTALVAVPRTLREGSYAIGATRWETIFRILLPTASPGIVAATILGFGRAMGETMAVAMLIGNSPRLSWSLLSPAGTLASLLANQFPEASGIQVSALMYAAFSLVLLTLLVNMAGEFILRQTQKATAGLR is encoded by the coding sequence ATGGCTGAAAACCAAAAAGCATCTTCTTCCACCGGCCCGTTTCGGAAGCGAGGTTTGCAGCTCGACCCGTTCCTGGTCATTTGCTGGGCTGCTTCGGCCGCGACGGTAGGAACCCTGATCTGGATCGTCGCGGGCATCCTGGTTCAGGCCTGGCCGGCCATGCAGAAAGCCGGCCTGGCTTTTTTTACCCAGGCGGTTTGGAACCCGAACCGCCAGCAGTTCGGGGCCTTCCCGTTTTTGTTCGGGACGGCCCTGAGTTCCACCATTGCCTTGGTGATCGCGCTGCCGCTGGGTGTGGCGATCGCCGTGTTCCTGAGTGAGAATTTCCTGCCTTCGGCCGTGCGGCAATCGATCCGGTTTGTCGTGGAAATGCTCGCCGCGATCCCGAGCGTGGTTTACGGCTTGTGGGGCATCGCGGTGGTTATCCCGCTCGTGGAACGCTGGGGCGGATTGCTCAGCGCGAAACTCGGCTTTATTCCTGCCTTCAAAGGGCCCGTCTACGGAAACAGCATGCTCACGGCGAGCCTGGTCCTCGCCTTGATGGTCCTGCCCACCATCACCGCAATCTCCCGAACCGCCCTCGTCGCCGTACCCAGGACGTTGCGCGAAGGTTCCTACGCCATCGGCGCCACGCGCTGGGAAACGATTTTCAGGATTCTGCTGCCGACCGCCTCGCCCGGCATTGTGGCGGCGACGATTCTTGGTTTCGGCCGCGCGATGGGCGAGACGATGGCCGTGGCCATGCTCATCGGCAACAGCCCGCGCTTGTCCTGGTCACTCCTGTCACCGGCGGGCACCCTGGCCAGCCTGCTTGCCAACCAATTCCCTGAAGCATCCGGCATCCAGGTAAGCGCGCTGATGTACGCCGCATTCTCGCTCGTGCTGCTTACTCTCCTGGTGAACATGGCCGGCGAGTTTATTCTTCGCCAGACCCAAAAAGCTACCGCCGGTTTGCGCTAA
- the pstA gene encoding phosphate ABC transporter permease PstA translates to MDSAGATLTAPQTLKAEKPRDKARLGMDKFWTILCVAISFLTLIPLFSIVYLVVRNGSELLRPSIFTGLPPAPGLEGGGFGNAIQGTIVMVVIALVLSAPLGICSAIYICEYDRHSRLARMVRFIAKLLTGIPSIICGVFAYAVVVITTGGFSALAGGVALAVLALPTVLLTSEQALLGVPNALREAAYGLGSTRFQTIYRIVLPEALPAIMTGIMLAVARAAGETAPVLFTALFSEYWLQNIMQPTASLSVLIYNFSGLPYPYQIKLAWTASLVLVALVTLANVIAQLVFSKRVPGRRRFKMGWFLNIRRPGS, encoded by the coding sequence ATGGACTCTGCCGGCGCCACCCTCACCGCTCCTCAAACCCTGAAAGCTGAAAAGCCGCGCGACAAGGCCCGCCTCGGGATGGACAAGTTCTGGACCATCCTCTGCGTCGCCATCTCCTTTCTGACGCTGATCCCTCTGTTTTCGATCGTGTACCTGGTCGTGCGGAACGGCAGCGAACTCCTGCGACCGAGCATTTTTACGGGCCTGCCCCCGGCGCCCGGGCTTGAAGGGGGTGGATTCGGCAACGCCATTCAAGGCACGATCGTCATGGTAGTCATTGCGCTCGTGTTATCTGCGCCCTTGGGGATCTGTTCCGCGATTTACATTTGCGAATACGACCGTCATTCCCGCCTCGCACGCATGGTCCGGTTCATCGCCAAATTGTTGACGGGCATTCCTTCAATTATCTGCGGCGTTTTCGCCTACGCCGTGGTGGTCATCACCACCGGCGGGTTTTCGGCCCTGGCCGGCGGGGTTGCGCTGGCGGTGCTCGCTCTGCCGACCGTCCTGCTCACTTCGGAACAAGCTTTGTTGGGCGTTCCAAATGCCCTCCGGGAGGCTGCCTATGGACTCGGTTCCACGCGGTTTCAAACCATTTACCGAATTGTTCTGCCCGAGGCGTTGCCGGCCATCATGACCGGGATCATGCTGGCCGTCGCCCGCGCCGCAGGCGAAACCGCGCCGGTTCTGTTCACCGCGCTTTTCAGCGAGTACTGGCTTCAGAACATCATGCAGCCGACCGCGTCTTTGTCCGTGCTGATCTACAACTTCTCAGGGCTGCCCTACCCGTATCAGATCAAGCTGGCCTGGACGGCATCCCTGGTCCTGGTCGCCCTGGTCACGCTGGCGAACGTCATCGCCCAGCTCGTGTTCAGCAAACGCGTTCCCGGCAGAAGGCGGTTTAAGATGGGATGGTTTCTGAATATCCGTCGCCCGGGAAGTTGA
- a CDS encoding outer membrane protein transport protein, which translates to MVKPVTINGRAARAILVCAGLATFAFPGNSRAGSFLLNEQSVSGLGSAYAGGAAQAEDASTIFFNPAGMALLDRGELQAGGQYLIPTAYFHNDGSRLRAPGTPFNGEPLTGIDSGDSGKDKLLPNFYLSQPVFRSRNYGDLSVGFGLSVPFGLETDYDPTWVGRYVALRSKLTTLDLQPSIAYRFLDRISIGANLDVQYASARLSQAVDFGAIGAGVLNQTFFPLLPPAVRGAVAGAYARAGFVPQGRDGVSELSASSWDLGFTVGGIIEYLKGDENSFFQDGRIGISYRSGITHDLHGSAQFRGVPALTAPGSPVQFPAAAALQGTFFNQAVSARLDLPDVYHFSVYQRFLHQFALLGDIAWTRWSRLQQVPIMYSNPLTEAAAGQASSLNIDYKDSLRYAIGFEWYASKCLTLRLGFAYDETPIRNAETRNPRIPDDNRYFVSGGLQYRPASWVAFDVGYAHLFVGNAAVDVTDAQGHNVRGSFDASVDIVSASVTFLWGGPKTAEAPSTEGKGTGKGYLK; encoded by the coding sequence ATGGTCAAACCAGTGACGATTAATGGAAGAGCGGCCAGGGCCATCCTGGTTTGCGCGGGTCTGGCGACCTTTGCGTTTCCCGGCAATTCGCGTGCCGGCAGTTTCCTGTTGAACGAACAAAGCGTAAGCGGTCTGGGGTCGGCCTACGCCGGCGGCGCCGCGCAGGCCGAAGATGCCTCCACGATCTTCTTCAACCCGGCCGGAATGGCCCTGCTGGACCGCGGCGAGTTGCAGGCAGGCGGCCAATACCTCATCCCGACCGCCTATTTCCACAACGACGGCTCTCGACTGCGAGCTCCGGGCACTCCCTTCAACGGTGAACCGCTGACCGGCATCGACAGCGGTGACAGCGGCAAAGACAAGCTCTTGCCGAATTTTTACCTGTCCCAACCGGTCTTTCGCAGCCGCAACTACGGGGATTTATCCGTCGGTTTCGGCCTGAGTGTCCCGTTCGGCCTGGAGACGGATTACGATCCGACCTGGGTCGGACGTTACGTCGCCCTTCGCAGCAAACTGACCACGCTGGATCTCCAGCCATCCATCGCCTACCGGTTTCTGGACCGCATCTCGATTGGCGCAAACCTGGACGTTCAGTACGCCTCGGCCCGGCTCAGCCAGGCAGTAGACTTCGGCGCAATCGGCGCCGGGGTTTTGAACCAGACATTTTTTCCGTTGTTGCCGCCGGCGGTTCGGGGGGCGGTAGCGGGCGCGTACGCCCGGGCCGGTTTTGTACCTCAAGGCCGCGACGGCGTTTCGGAATTGTCGGCCAGTAGCTGGGACCTCGGCTTCACGGTAGGCGGGATTATTGAGTACCTGAAGGGCGATGAAAATTCGTTCTTTCAGGATGGCCGGATCGGCATCAGCTATCGCTCGGGAATTACGCACGATCTCCATGGTTCCGCTCAGTTCCGGGGTGTTCCGGCGCTGACCGCGCCGGGGTCCCCGGTGCAGTTTCCGGCCGCGGCGGCTTTACAGGGGACCTTTTTTAACCAAGCCGTCAGCGCGCGTCTCGACTTGCCGGATGTCTACCATTTCAGCGTTTACCAGAGATTTTTGCACCAGTTCGCGCTCCTCGGCGACATTGCCTGGACGCGCTGGAGCCGGTTGCAGCAAGTCCCGATTATGTACAGCAACCCGCTGACCGAGGCCGCAGCGGGCCAAGCCAGCAGCCTGAATATCGATTACAAAGATTCGTTGCGTTATGCGATCGGGTTCGAATGGTACGCATCGAAGTGCCTGACCTTACGGCTCGGTTTTGCTTACGACGAAACGCCGATCCGCAACGCGGAAACGCGCAATCCTCGGATTCCTGACGACAACCGTTATTTCGTCTCGGGAGGCCTGCAGTACCGGCCGGCTTCCTGGGTAGCGTTTGACGTGGGGTACGCGCACCTGTTCGTTGGTAATGCAGCGGTCGACGTCACCGATGCCCAAGGCCATAACGTGCGAGGATCCTTCGACGCGAGCGTCGACATCGTGAGCGCCTCGGTGACGTTTCTGTGGGGCGGGCCGAAGACGGCCGAAGCGCCGTCGACAGAAGGGAAAGGGACAGGCAAGGGTTACCTGAAGTGA
- a CDS encoding long-chain fatty acid--CoA ligase, translated as MAECTQAVAPTRVFDFIRHQLNHYPQADAFAYKVAGEWKKFSTAEVIEAADALAWGLYGQGIRPGDRVASVTEMNRPEWNIIDIAVMSLGAVHVPIYPNLPVEEFRYVLEHSAAKLAFASSERLYRALSAAADGLPALQQIYTYDEIGGATSWRELAASAAASLDAGARQTLASLRDRVQPDDLATLLYTSGTTGTPKGVMLSHRNLTSNAIVCAELVLSAHHERALSFLPLCHIYERTLINIYIYSGVSVYYAENLNTIPANLREVRPHLFSTVPRLLEKIYETILEKIEHLPAPQRIIARWALRLAMRYDPERPPTISQQVSRAVADRLVYRKWRAAFGGRVRAIISGSAALQPRLARIFWAAGMPVYEGYGPTEAAPVISVNRPRGNRHRIGTVGPVIPGGEVKIAEDGEILYRGPNVMAGYYLRPDLTTETIDPQGWLHTGDVGEFDGEFLKITDRKKEIFKTSGGKYVAPQQVENRFKESPYIAQVMVVGENHKFPAALIVPNFAALTGTLGLQDGTPAERGRILHRPEVKRLFDAEVARLNTGFGRYLQIKKYALLPSEWSIANGELTPTMKLRRKRIAERYAPTIAGLYAGEEQLAAKLDRYEPAGRRRAEGSLGPSTTT; from the coding sequence ATGGCTGAGTGCACCCAAGCTGTTGCCCCGACCCGGGTCTTTGATTTTATCCGGCACCAACTAAACCACTATCCCCAGGCTGACGCCTTCGCGTACAAGGTGGCCGGAGAATGGAAAAAATTTTCGACCGCCGAGGTGATTGAAGCGGCTGATGCCCTGGCCTGGGGGTTGTACGGCCAGGGTATCAGGCCGGGTGACCGCGTGGCCAGCGTTACCGAAATGAATCGCCCGGAGTGGAACATCATCGACATTGCCGTCATGTCCCTGGGGGCGGTCCACGTTCCCATCTACCCCAACCTTCCGGTTGAGGAATTCCGGTACGTCCTGGAACACTCGGCGGCCAAACTGGCCTTTGCTTCGAGCGAACGCCTGTACCGCGCGTTATCCGCGGCCGCGGATGGCTTGCCGGCCCTGCAGCAGATCTATACGTACGATGAAATCGGAGGGGCAACCTCGTGGCGGGAACTCGCCGCCTCCGCCGCCGCGTCATTAGACGCCGGCGCCAGACAGACGTTGGCGTCGTTACGGGACCGGGTACAACCCGACGACCTGGCGACGCTCCTTTACACCTCCGGGACCACCGGAACTCCCAAGGGGGTGATGCTTTCGCACCGCAATCTTACGAGCAACGCGATCGTCTGCGCAGAACTGGTGCTGAGCGCGCACCACGAGCGCGCGCTCTCTTTTCTGCCGCTCTGTCACATCTACGAACGCACGCTCATCAATATTTACATCTATTCCGGCGTCTCTGTCTATTACGCCGAGAACCTGAACACGATACCGGCCAACCTGCGCGAGGTGCGGCCTCACCTCTTTTCGACTGTGCCTCGCTTGCTCGAGAAAATTTACGAAACGATCCTGGAAAAAATTGAGCACCTGCCTGCGCCGCAACGAATCATTGCTCGCTGGGCGCTCCGGCTGGCTATGCGGTACGACCCTGAGCGCCCGCCGACCATCTCCCAACAGGTGAGCCGGGCCGTGGCCGATCGTCTCGTGTACCGGAAGTGGCGGGCGGCGTTCGGCGGCCGCGTGCGCGCCATCATCTCCGGCTCGGCCGCCCTGCAGCCGAGGTTGGCGCGAATCTTCTGGGCCGCCGGAATGCCGGTGTACGAAGGCTACGGTCCGACTGAGGCTGCCCCAGTGATCTCCGTTAACCGACCGCGGGGCAATCGCCACCGGATCGGCACGGTGGGTCCCGTCATCCCCGGCGGCGAAGTTAAAATCGCCGAAGACGGCGAGATCCTTTATCGTGGGCCGAACGTGATGGCGGGTTACTACCTGCGCCCGGACCTCACCACGGAAACGATCGACCCGCAAGGGTGGCTCCACACCGGAGACGTCGGGGAATTCGACGGAGAGTTTCTTAAAATCACCGACCGCAAAAAGGAGATATTCAAGACGTCCGGCGGGAAATACGTCGCGCCGCAACAAGTCGAAAACAGGTTCAAGGAGTCACCTTACATCGCCCAGGTCATGGTCGTCGGCGAAAATCATAAATTCCCGGCGGCGTTGATCGTACCGAATTTTGCCGCCTTGACCGGCACTCTCGGCCTTCAGGATGGGACCCCGGCGGAACGAGGGCGAATCCTGCACCGTCCGGAGGTAAAACGTTTGTTCGATGCGGAGGTTGCCCGGTTGAACACCGGCTTCGGCCGGTACCTGCAGATCAAGAAGTATGCGCTCCTGCCGTCCGAATGGTCGATTGCGAATGGAGAACTCACCCCCACGATGAAACTGCGCCGGAAGCGCATCGCCGAGCGTTATGCCCCGACCATCGCCGGCTTGTACGCCGGAGAGGAGCAACTCGCTGCCAAGCTCGACCGGTATGAGCCGGCCGGCCGGCGCCGCGCCGAGGGTAGCCTGGGTCCTTCGACTACAACCTGA